Proteins from a single region of Starkeya sp. ORNL1:
- a CDS encoding AMP-binding protein: MSRGNGRLGAEFRTIAEALDAAAGGDAGLGFFSSRGELASSMSYAALREAALTAGRALLSSGLARGDRVAVIAETGPDFLSAFHGCQYAGLVPCPLPFMTFIGGRDAYCARIGSLMRAADARAICAPAALEGVAREAAEGIGALALSFDQLRIGGANMPMTPSGPDDLAYIQFSSGSTAAPKGVPVRQAALRANVAAILNDGVQLTQEDRAFSWLPFYHDMGLVSLSLAALFGQCPVDYIAPSSFARRPGLWIELMSRLGSTITAAPTFGYRLAAQRAAPADAIDLSRLRIAGVGGDMIRLDDLEAFAAALSAKGFDAAAFRPSYGLAEATLAVAFADRLETHDPSSDAAQPGESARRFVVCGRVISGHELIIAAPDGAPMPGGEVGRILVRGPSIMDGYVRPSTDGSPLGPDGFLDTGDLGYLVEGKLVVTGRARDVLHFRGRNIWPEDIEWTAERIPPLKAGDTAAFGVSDGAGDDRLVVLVQSGMPDDAAETLCQRVRVAVSEAAGVVCEVVTVPPRSLPFTSSGKLSRQAARLKYLGGEFGRVPSAD; encoded by the coding sequence ATGAGCCGGGGCAACGGGCGGCTCGGGGCGGAGTTCCGGACAATCGCCGAGGCATTGGATGCCGCCGCCGGCGGCGATGCCGGCCTCGGATTCTTCTCGTCGCGCGGCGAACTGGCCTCGAGCATGAGCTACGCGGCGCTGCGCGAAGCCGCGCTCACGGCGGGACGGGCGCTGTTGTCCAGCGGTCTCGCACGCGGGGACCGCGTCGCCGTGATCGCCGAGACCGGCCCGGATTTCCTCAGCGCCTTCCATGGCTGCCAGTATGCCGGGCTGGTGCCCTGCCCCCTGCCCTTCATGACCTTCATCGGCGGACGCGACGCCTATTGCGCGCGGATCGGCAGCCTGATGCGGGCCGCGGATGCCCGCGCGATTTGCGCGCCGGCCGCGCTCGAAGGCGTTGCACGTGAGGCTGCGGAAGGCATTGGCGCCTTGGCGCTGAGCTTCGATCAGCTTCGCATCGGCGGCGCGAACATGCCCATGACGCCGAGCGGTCCGGACGACCTCGCCTATATCCAGTTTTCCTCCGGATCGACCGCCGCGCCCAAGGGCGTGCCCGTGCGGCAGGCGGCGCTGCGCGCCAATGTGGCGGCGATACTGAACGATGGAGTGCAGCTCACGCAGGAGGACCGGGCCTTCTCGTGGCTGCCTTTTTATCACGATATGGGCCTTGTGAGCCTCTCGCTGGCTGCGCTGTTCGGCCAATGCCCGGTCGACTACATCGCGCCGTCCTCGTTCGCGCGCCGACCCGGCCTGTGGATCGAGCTGATGTCGCGTCTCGGCTCGACCATCACCGCTGCCCCGACCTTCGGCTACCGGCTGGCCGCGCAACGCGCGGCACCGGCGGACGCCATCGACTTGTCGCGATTGCGGATCGCCGGCGTCGGCGGCGACATGATCCGGCTGGACGATCTGGAGGCGTTTGCGGCCGCGCTGAGCGCCAAGGGCTTCGACGCCGCCGCCTTCCGCCCGAGCTATGGTCTTGCTGAAGCGACGCTGGCGGTCGCGTTCGCCGACCGGCTGGAGACCCACGATCCGTCTTCGGACGCCGCTCAGCCCGGCGAAAGTGCGCGGCGCTTCGTGGTGTGCGGCCGGGTGATATCGGGCCATGAACTCATCATTGCCGCGCCGGACGGCGCGCCGATGCCGGGCGGAGAGGTCGGCCGCATCCTGGTGCGCGGACCCAGCATCATGGACGGTTACGTCCGTCCGTCCACCGACGGCTCGCCGCTCGGCCCTGACGGCTTCCTCGACACCGGCGACCTCGGCTATCTGGTCGAGGGCAAGCTCGTCGTCACCGGGCGGGCCAGGGACGTGCTGCATTTCCGCGGCCGCAATATATGGCCGGAAGACATCGAGTGGACCGCGGAGCGGATCCCTCCCCTCAAGGCCGGCGATACCGCGGCCTTTGGCGTGAGCGACGGAGCCGGCGACGACCGGCTCGTCGTCCTCGTGCAGTCCGGGATGCCGGACGACGCGGCCGAGACGCTCTGCCAGCGGGTCCGCGTCGCCGTCAGCGAGGCGGCCGGCGTGGTCTGCGAGGTCGTCACAGTACCGCCCCGCAGCCTGCCGTTCACCTCATCGGGCAAGCTCTCCCGGCAGGCGGCCCGGCTGAAATATCTGGGCGGCGAATTCGGACGCGTTCCCTCGGCCGATTAG
- a CDS encoding cytochrome P450: MSEASDFCTLLYRLAQERSGEDVALVMSGYPVLIVQDIDSAQRVLRTNAGNYAKNMLRYTQALGPSRITENGEAWQIRQRLSQAYLAKFDRQGTFERCIRHGAATIEKLSARSDAGEPTLPDDLFREMAAGVMVETFFGRTLEESGVDVADIARMIAFGSEYAFMPDQGPAALDPDRLRSFLEVRAKVLASLASFRTGDVEEGSLLSRIRELSAVPDNGFVLEHEVTLFFAAGAETTAASMGWACYLLARNPELQERLGRAADRFWNGSVTNWEQLSDVSDFERFLDAVLRIFPAAPMVGRKALGDDTLGGHQIRRDDQVLVSIVGVQHGAQSRSDPWAVDIDATDAGAANVGHSFTFSVGPRVCAGARFAVIEMMSFLAVFLRDARFELTSTAPPRFRWQSQLLHEGGQPVKVVRR; encoded by the coding sequence ATGAGCGAGGCCAGCGACTTCTGCACCTTGCTGTACCGGCTTGCGCAGGAGCGAAGCGGCGAAGACGTGGCGCTCGTGATGTCCGGTTATCCTGTGCTGATCGTGCAGGACATCGATTCGGCGCAGCGCGTGCTGCGGACCAATGCCGGAAACTACGCCAAGAACATGCTGCGCTACACCCAGGCCCTCGGCCCCTCGCGGATCACCGAGAATGGCGAGGCCTGGCAAATCCGGCAGCGGCTCTCCCAGGCGTATTTGGCGAAATTCGACCGGCAGGGCACGTTCGAACGCTGTATCCGGCATGGTGCGGCGACCATCGAAAAGCTTAGTGCGCGCTCCGATGCGGGCGAGCCGACACTGCCCGACGACCTGTTCCGGGAGATGGCGGCCGGCGTGATGGTGGAGACCTTCTTCGGACGCACGCTCGAGGAGAGCGGCGTCGATGTCGCCGACATCGCCCGCATGATCGCGTTCGGCTCCGAATATGCCTTCATGCCGGACCAGGGGCCAGCCGCGCTCGATCCGGACCGGTTGCGCAGCTTTCTGGAGGTCCGGGCGAAGGTTCTGGCGTCCCTCGCCTCATTCCGCACCGGCGATGTGGAGGAAGGCAGCCTGTTGTCGCGGATCCGCGAATTGAGCGCGGTTCCGGACAATGGCTTCGTGCTGGAGCACGAGGTGACGCTGTTCTTCGCCGCCGGGGCAGAGACGACGGCCGCCTCCATGGGCTGGGCCTGCTATCTCCTGGCGCGAAACCCGGAGCTCCAGGAAAGGCTGGGGCGCGCCGCCGATCGGTTCTGGAACGGTAGCGTGACCAACTGGGAACAGCTCTCTGATGTCTCGGACTTCGAGAGATTTCTCGACGCCGTGCTCCGCATCTTCCCGGCGGCGCCGATGGTCGGGCGCAAGGCTCTCGGCGACGACACGCTGGGCGGGCACCAAATCCGGCGGGATGACCAGGTCCTCGTCTCCATAGTCGGCGTTCAGCATGGCGCCCAATCCCGTTCCGACCCTTGGGCGGTGGACATCGATGCGACGGATGCCGGGGCCGCCAATGTCGGGCACTCATTCACCTTCAGCGTGGGGCCGCGGGTCTGTGCGGGCGCGCGCTTTGCCGTCATCGAAATGATGTCGTTCCTTGCGGTGTTCCTGCGGGACGCCCGCTTCGAGCTGACATCAACGGCCCCGCCGCGTTTTCGCTGGCAAAGCCAGCTGCTGCACGAGGGCGGCCAGCCTGTGAAGGTGGTTCGGCGCTAA
- a CDS encoding acyl carrier protein — protein MSELQAAKAVLSRALFIPEAMIGDDADISAVKPMDSLAFESLVLEIERHLGVEFDVVRLIGVKSVRDLAAVLEKAG, from the coding sequence ATGAGTGAGTTACAGGCCGCAAAGGCAGTGCTATCGCGGGCGCTTTTCATCCCCGAAGCGATGATCGGCGACGACGCGGACATAAGCGCGGTCAAGCCGATGGACAGTCTGGCTTTCGAGTCGCTGGTGCTGGAGATAGAGCGGCACCTCGGCGTGGAGTTCGACGTGGTGCGTCTGATCGGCGTGAAGTCGGTGCGCGACCTAGCGGCGGTGCTGGAAAAGGCGGGATGA
- a CDS encoding outer membrane protein — translation MKKFLLCTVFGLTVATSSAFAADLSYPVKAPPIAIVPAYSWTGFYLGANAGGGWGDFDTWQGKYSDGNLVDSQSWSHSAGGFIGGGQIGYNYQFSNNVVVGLEADFEWSDIDATTSGDGDGGHYSYGSEVDWFGTLRGRLGYAFDTLLVYGTGGAAYGKVKIFDNNWSSPGDYSYSDTRWGWTAGGGVEWAFAPNWSIKAEYLYVDLGTFRVDDFTPDFFNLSQETDFKFHTLKAGINYKF, via the coding sequence ATGAAGAAGTTTCTGCTCTGCACCGTTTTCGGCCTGACCGTGGCCACCTCGTCGGCGTTCGCCGCCGATCTGAGCTACCCGGTCAAGGCACCACCCATTGCCATTGTTCCGGCCTATAGCTGGACCGGCTTCTATCTCGGCGCCAATGCCGGCGGCGGCTGGGGCGACTTCGACACCTGGCAGGGCAAGTACAGCGACGGCAACCTGGTGGACTCGCAATCCTGGTCGCACAGCGCGGGCGGATTCATTGGCGGCGGCCAGATCGGCTATAATTATCAGTTCTCGAACAATGTCGTCGTCGGCCTCGAGGCGGATTTCGAATGGAGCGATATCGACGCCACGACGAGCGGCGATGGTGACGGCGGTCATTACAGCTACGGCTCCGAAGTCGACTGGTTCGGCACCCTTCGCGGCCGGCTCGGCTACGCGTTCGACACGCTTCTTGTCTATGGCACCGGCGGCGCCGCCTATGGCAAGGTGAAGATATTCGACAATAACTGGTCGTCGCCGGGTGATTATTCCTACAGCGATACCCGCTGGGGCTGGACAGCCGGCGGCGGTGTCGAATGGGCCTTCGCTCCGAATTGGAGCATAAAGGCGGAATATCTTTACGTCGATCTTGGCACGTTCCGCGTGGATGACTTTACGCCGGACTTTTTTAACCTTAGCCAGGAGACCGACTTCAAGTTCCACACGCTCAAGGCCGGCATCAACTACAAGTTCTGA
- a CDS encoding murein L,D-transpeptidase family protein encodes MSTSARTRFRLAVLFGLSLLVAGCVGVAVDDRASQPIPARLVKDMAARGMTPADPIMIRIYKKESELEVWKRNRSGRYALLKTYPMCRWSGRLGPKTQEGDRQAPEGFYSVTPGLMNPNSQFYLAFNLGYPNNLERALGYHGAALMVHGACTSSGCYAMTDDGIAEVYAVARDALAAGQPAFQVQALPFRMTPRNFALNRNDPNMPFWRNLKEGTDVFAVTRQPPNVSACGGRYRFTSAADPAFPNEDPLAPCLQEPTDPQVAELVAQREAQDEQTIGRLSQTTPAVSPVYMDGGMHPSYRAILRSSGPAKLATLTSGKVPVSRPDAALADPYSQGDTDDDGGE; translated from the coding sequence ATGAGTACCAGCGCCCGTACCCGTTTCCGCCTGGCCGTGCTGTTCGGCCTCTCCTTGCTCGTCGCAGGCTGCGTCGGCGTCGCGGTCGACGATCGTGCTTCGCAGCCCATACCGGCCCGGCTGGTCAAGGACATGGCGGCGCGCGGCATGACGCCGGCCGATCCGATCATGATCCGCATCTACAAGAAGGAGAGCGAGCTGGAGGTGTGGAAGCGCAACCGCTCCGGCCGCTATGCGCTGCTCAAGACCTATCCGATGTGCCGCTGGTCCGGCAGGCTCGGGCCCAAGACCCAGGAGGGCGACCGGCAGGCGCCCGAGGGCTTCTACAGCGTGACGCCGGGGCTGATGAACCCGAACTCGCAATTCTACCTCGCCTTCAATCTGGGCTATCCCAATAATCTGGAACGCGCGCTCGGCTATCACGGCGCGGCGCTGATGGTGCATGGCGCCTGCACCTCGTCCGGTTGCTATGCGATGACCGATGACGGCATCGCCGAGGTCTATGCGGTGGCGCGCGATGCGCTGGCGGCGGGGCAGCCGGCCTTCCAGGTGCAGGCGCTGCCGTTCCGCATGACGCCACGCAATTTCGCGCTGAATCGCAATGATCCGAACATGCCGTTCTGGCGCAATCTCAAGGAAGGCACCGACGTTTTCGCGGTGACGCGGCAGCCGCCGAACGTGTCGGCCTGCGGCGGGCGCTATCGCTTCACCTCGGCCGCGGACCCGGCGTTTCCGAACGAGGATCCGCTGGCGCCGTGCCTTCAGGAGCCGACCGATCCGCAGGTCGCCGAATTGGTGGCGCAGCGCGAGGCGCAGGACGAGCAGACCATCGGCCGGCTGTCGCAGACCACCCCGGCGGTTTCCCCGGTCTATATGGATGGCGGCATGCATCCGAGCTACCGCGCGATCCTGCGCAGCTCCGGCCCGGCCAAGCTGGCGACGCTCACCTCCGGCAAGGTGCCGGTGAGCCGCCCCGATGCCGCATTGGCCGACCCGTACTCGCAGGGCGACACCGACGACGACGGCGGCGAGTGA
- a CDS encoding ATP-binding protein yields the protein MSTPLALRDLHLWPRSLAARLFVILLAGVIIAHALSFGVIFLERYVTARQVMLGTLENDVATSVAILDRLPADERPAWVPQLDRGAYSFMLGAGQPGVPELSARGADIAARIRDAIGGRFPVTVEAIPGEGQRLQAHLTLHDGSPLTIDVNPAPMPLAEWLPYALIAQLLLLVACCWLAVRQAIRPLADLAQAADALDPNRTAPRLSEAGPSEVARAAGAFNAMRERIAQYLEERVQILAAISHDLQTPITRMKLRAEMADESVEKDKLMQDLDEIERLVKEGVAYARTAHGDAEAATRIDIGSFIESLAYDYQDTGKDVTVTASAAGTVTVRPHALRRILTNLVDNALKFGGAAELSVAREGEGVRISVLDRGPGIPEDQLEAVMQPFFRLEHSRSRNTGGTGLGLAIAQQLAQATGGSLKLRNREGGGLVAEVRIG from the coding sequence GTGAGCACGCCGCTCGCGCTGCGCGATCTCCATCTGTGGCCGCGCTCGCTCGCCGCCCGGCTGTTCGTCATCCTGCTCGCCGGCGTCATCATCGCCCATGCGCTGTCGTTCGGGGTGATCTTCCTCGAGCGCTACGTGACTGCCCGGCAGGTGATGCTCGGCACGCTGGAGAATGATGTCGCGACCTCCGTCGCCATTCTCGACCGGCTGCCGGCAGATGAGCGTCCGGCCTGGGTGCCGCAACTCGACCGCGGCGCCTACTCGTTCATGCTCGGCGCCGGCCAGCCCGGCGTGCCGGAGCTCAGCGCGCGTGGCGCCGACATCGCCGCCCGCATCCGCGACGCCATAGGTGGGCGCTTCCCGGTGACGGTGGAAGCCATCCCCGGCGAGGGCCAGCGGCTGCAGGCCCATCTCACGCTGCATGACGGCAGCCCGCTGACCATCGACGTCAATCCTGCGCCGATGCCGCTGGCGGAATGGCTGCCCTATGCGCTCATCGCGCAATTGCTGCTGCTGGTCGCCTGCTGCTGGCTCGCGGTGCGCCAGGCGATCCGCCCGCTGGCGGACCTCGCCCAGGCCGCCGACGCGCTCGATCCCAACCGCACGGCGCCGCGCCTGAGCGAAGCCGGGCCGAGCGAGGTGGCCCGCGCCGCCGGCGCCTTCAACGCCATGCGCGAGCGCATCGCGCAGTATCTGGAGGAGCGGGTGCAGATCCTCGCCGCCATCTCCCACGACCTGCAGACCCCGATCACCCGCATGAAGCTGCGCGCCGAGATGGCGGACGAGTCGGTGGAGAAGGACAAGCTGATGCAGGATCTCGATGAGATCGAGCGGCTGGTGAAGGAGGGCGTCGCCTATGCCCGCACCGCCCATGGCGATGCTGAGGCCGCGACGCGCATCGATATCGGCTCCTTCATCGAGAGCCTGGCTTATGACTATCAGGACACCGGCAAAGATGTGACGGTGACAGCGAGCGCCGCCGGCACCGTGACGGTGCGCCCCCACGCGCTGCGCCGCATCCTCACCAACCTCGTCGACAACGCGCTGAAGTTCGGCGGTGCTGCTGAGCTCAGCGTCGCGCGCGAAGGGGAGGGGGTGCGGATAAGCGTGCTGGATCGCGGCCCGGGGATCCCCGAGGACCAGCTGGAAGCGGTGATGCAGCCCTTCTTCCGCCTGGAGCACAGCCGCAGCCGCAATACCGGCGGCACCGGCTTGGGCTTGGCCATCGCCCAGCAACTGGCGCAGGCGACCGGCGGCTCACTCAAGCTGCGCAACCGCGAGGGCGGCGGGCTGGTGGCGGAAGTGCGGATCGGCTGA
- a CDS encoding response regulator, with protein sequence MDHIDHILVVDDDREIRDLVSSYLRKNGLRVDVAPDGRRMRAFLEANTVDLIVLDLMMPGDDGLVLCRELRAGKHKATPVIMLTARGDETDRIIGLEMGADDYLAKPFAARELLARIKSVLRRARMLPPNLRVTEAAPILSFGEWKLDTVGRNLLDKDGTTIALSGAEYRLLRVFVDHPQRVLSRDQLLNLTQGREAELFDRSIDLLVSRLRQRLNEDAREPAYIKTVRSEGYVFAMPVDISEPRP encoded by the coding sequence ATGGATCACATCGACCACATCCTCGTCGTCGATGACGACCGTGAGATCCGCGATCTGGTCTCCTCCTATCTCAGGAAGAACGGCCTGCGCGTCGACGTGGCGCCGGACGGCCGGCGCATGCGCGCCTTCTTGGAGGCCAACACCGTGGATCTTATCGTGCTTGATTTGATGATGCCGGGCGATGACGGCCTGGTGCTGTGCCGCGAACTGCGCGCCGGCAAGCACAAGGCGACGCCGGTGATCATGCTCACCGCTCGCGGCGACGAGACCGACCGCATCATCGGCCTGGAAATGGGTGCCGATGATTATCTCGCCAAGCCCTTCGCCGCGCGCGAATTGCTGGCGCGCATCAAGTCGGTGCTGCGCCGCGCCCGCATGCTGCCGCCCAATCTGCGCGTCACCGAGGCGGCGCCCATCCTCTCCTTCGGCGAATGGAAGCTCGATACCGTCGGTCGCAACCTGCTGGACAAGGACGGCACCACCATCGCGCTGAGCGGCGCCGAATATCGGCTGCTGCGGGTGTTCGTCGATCATCCCCAGCGCGTGCTGAGCCGCGACCAGCTCCTGAACCTCACACAGGGCCGCGAGGCGGAGCTGTTCGACCGCTCGATCGACCTGCTGGTCAGCCGGCTGCGCCAGCGCCTCAATGAGGATGCCCGCGAGCCGGCCTATATCAAGACCGTGCGCAGTGAAGGCTATGTCTTCGCCATGCCGGTCGACATCTCGGAGCCGCGCCCGTGA
- a CDS encoding cytochrome c biogenesis protein DipZ, translating into MTLLVVAYIGGVLTILSPCILPVLPFVFARAGQPFFKSTLPMLAGMALTFAAVATLAAVGGGWAVHANEIGRSLALVLLAVFGATLLFPAIAERLTQPVVALGNRLSEAAGTSPGVGGSLLLGVAIGLLWAPCAGPILGLVLTGAALNGANAGTTALLLAYAGGAATSLALALLIGGRVFAAMKRSLGAGEWLRRGLGVAVLAAVAVIGLGADTGLLARLSGPTTSRIEQALIDATSPAAPSMVASNGAVPIGADAPYRSRLPVEGQFPSLDGAGGWLNSAPLSTQALRGKVVLVDFWTYSCINCIRTLPYVRAWAEKYKDQGLVVIGVHTPEFAFEKKLDNVKAALGNLKIDYPVAIDNDYKVWRAFQNSYWPALYFIDAEGRIRHHQFGEGDYDRSEKVIQDLLREAGSRKAEGAVVAPTATGAEAAPDLGALASPETYVGYEQARRFASPEGLKAGARDYTAGAPALNQWALTGNWTVGPEQASLNQPGGGIVYRFRARDLHLVLGPGAAGRPVPFQVTVDGQPPGVDHGTDTDAQGNGTVKETRLYQLVRQAGPVEERTFEVRFLAPGVEAFAFTFG; encoded by the coding sequence ATGACCCTGCTGGTCGTTGCCTATATTGGCGGGGTGCTGACAATTCTCAGCCCCTGCATCCTGCCGGTTCTCCCCTTCGTCTTCGCCCGCGCAGGACAGCCCTTCTTCAAGAGCACGCTGCCGATGCTGGCGGGCATGGCGCTCACCTTCGCCGCCGTCGCCACGCTGGCCGCGGTCGGCGGCGGCTGGGCGGTGCATGCCAATGAGATCGGGCGGAGCCTCGCTCTGGTGCTGCTTGCGGTGTTCGGCGCGACGCTGCTTTTCCCGGCCATCGCGGAACGGCTCACCCAGCCGGTCGTCGCGCTCGGCAACCGGCTCTCGGAGGCTGCGGGCACCTCGCCGGGCGTTGGCGGCTCGCTGCTGCTCGGCGTCGCCATCGGCCTGCTCTGGGCGCCGTGCGCCGGGCCGATCCTCGGGCTGGTGCTGACCGGCGCCGCGCTCAATGGCGCCAATGCCGGCACCACCGCACTGCTGCTCGCCTATGCCGGCGGCGCGGCGACCTCGCTGGCGCTGGCGCTCCTGATCGGCGGGCGGGTGTTCGCCGCGATGAAGCGCTCGCTCGGCGCGGGTGAATGGCTGCGCCGCGGGCTCGGCGTCGCCGTGCTCGCTGCGGTCGCGGTGATCGGCCTCGGTGCCGATACCGGCCTGCTGGCGCGGCTGTCCGGCCCCACCACCAGCCGGATCGAACAGGCCTTGATCGACGCCACCAGCCCCGCCGCGCCCAGCATGGTCGCCAGCAACGGCGCGGTGCCGATCGGGGCCGACGCGCCCTATCGCAGCCGCCTGCCGGTGGAGGGACAGTTCCCCTCGCTCGACGGTGCCGGCGGTTGGCTGAATTCGGCGCCGCTGAGCACGCAAGCGCTGCGCGGCAAGGTCGTGCTGGTGGATTTCTGGACCTATTCCTGCATCAACTGCATCCGCACCTTGCCTTATGTCCGCGCCTGGGCGGAGAAGTACAAGGACCAGGGGCTGGTGGTGATCGGCGTGCACACGCCGGAATTCGCCTTCGAGAAGAAGCTCGACAATGTGAAGGCGGCGCTCGGCAATCTGAAGATCGACTATCCGGTCGCCATCGACAATGACTACAAGGTCTGGCGCGCCTTCCAGAACAGTTACTGGCCGGCGCTGTACTTCATCGATGCCGAAGGCCGTATCCGCCATCACCAGTTCGGCGAAGGCGATTATGACCGCTCGGAAAAGGTGATCCAGGACCTCCTGAGGGAGGCCGGCAGCCGCAAGGCCGAGGGCGCCGTCGTGGCACCCACTGCCACCGGCGCCGAGGCGGCGCCCGATCTCGGCGCCCTCGCCTCGCCCGAGACCTATGTCGGCTATGAGCAGGCGAGGCGCTTCGCCTCGCCCGAGGGGCTGAAGGCCGGCGCGCGCGACTATACGGCGGGCGCGCCGGCGCTGAACCAGTGGGCGCTCACCGGCAACTGGACCGTGGGGCCTGAGCAGGCCAGCCTCAACCAGCCGGGCGGAGGCATCGTCTACCGCTTCCGCGCCCGCGACCTGCATCTCGTGCTCGGACCCGGCGCGGCCGGGCGGCCGGTGCCGTTCCAGGTGACGGTCGACGGCCAGCCGCCGGGCGTCGACCACGGCACCGACACCGACGCGCAGGGCAATGGCACGGTGAAGGAAACCCGGCTCTACCAGCTGGTGCGGCAGGCCGGCCCGGTCGAGGAGCGCACCTTCGAGGTGCGCTTCCTCGCGCCGGGCGTGGAGGCATTCGCGTTTACGTTCGGGTGA
- a CDS encoding organic hydroperoxide resistance protein has protein sequence MTKIEKVLYTGKTHTTGGRDGAARSSDNRLDIKLSSPGSSGAGTNPEQLFAAGWSACFIGAIGLAAAKAKIALPAGHAVDAEVDLGTTDGAYFLQARLNVSLPGLEHDVAQELVNAAHQTCPYSKATRGNIDVVINLV, from the coding sequence ATGACCAAGATCGAAAAGGTGCTCTACACCGGCAAGACCCACACCACCGGCGGGCGGGACGGCGCCGCGCGCAGCTCCGACAACCGGCTGGACATCAAGCTGTCCTCGCCCGGCTCGTCGGGCGCCGGCACCAATCCCGAGCAGCTGTTCGCCGCCGGCTGGTCGGCCTGCTTCATCGGCGCGATCGGGCTTGCCGCCGCCAAGGCCAAGATCGCGCTGCCCGCCGGCCATGCGGTCGATGCCGAAGTCGATCTCGGTACCACCGACGGCGCCTATTTCCTGCAGGCGCGGCTCAATGTCAGCCTGCCGGGCCTCGAGCACGATGTCGCCCAGGAGCTGGTGAACGCTGCCCACCAGACCTGCCCGTACTCCAAGGCGACGCGCGGCAATATCGACGTCGTCATCAATCTGGTCTGA
- a CDS encoding helix-turn-helix domain-containing protein yields the protein MKDLVSRCPIEEAMQVLSGRWPSLLLYYLKDGTKRFGDLRRDNPTVSHRMLALELRKLEDAGIVRRTAYPGYPLRVDYDLTPAGLKLVPLIDALGDWWEATEADRRGAPGMRPAA from the coding sequence ATGAAAGATCTCGTCTCCCGCTGCCCGATCGAAGAGGCCATGCAGGTGCTGAGCGGGCGCTGGCCGAGCTTGCTGCTGTATTATCTGAAGGACGGCACCAAGCGCTTCGGCGATCTGCGTCGCGACAACCCGACGGTTTCGCACCGCATGCTGGCGCTGGAACTGCGCAAGCTGGAAGACGCCGGCATCGTCCGCCGCACCGCTTATCCCGGCTACCCGCTGCGGGTCGATTACGACCTGACGCCGGCCGGGCTGAAGCTGGTGCCGCTGATCGACGCGCTGGGGGATTGGTGGGAAGCGACGGAAGCCGATCGCCGCGGTGCTCCGGGCATGCGCCCGGCGGCGTGA
- a CDS encoding glutathione S-transferase family protein yields the protein MEPILIYGFPSGSSMGLVAAFERLGQPYRLTRVDMLSEMKNDAFARLSGRQETPVLITEDGRVLTETMAIALWLEARDNERRISFAPGSPQADRMHQLIGFVNTGFTNAFSPLWVAFEMEDAAPATLEVLRAYGRKAVTDRHEKLEAMIGDSAFLIGDRLTLADTTLIGVARWAEFHQAVDGDAYPKLAALRRRIEAEPEVQFALALEDGETPAGNGALRGHVPLKEVLERFAE from the coding sequence ATGGAACCTATCCTGATATACGGCTTCCCGTCGGGAAGTTCGATGGGGCTCGTCGCGGCGTTCGAGCGCCTTGGCCAGCCCTACCGCCTCACCCGCGTCGACATGCTGAGCGAGATGAAGAACGACGCCTTTGCCCGCCTCAGTGGCCGGCAGGAGACGCCGGTGCTCATCACCGAGGACGGTCGGGTGCTGACCGAGACCATGGCGATCGCGCTGTGGCTGGAGGCGCGCGATAACGAGCGGCGCATCAGCTTCGCGCCCGGCAGCCCGCAGGCCGACCGCATGCACCAGCTGATCGGCTTCGTGAATACCGGCTTCACCAACGCCTTCTCCCCGCTCTGGGTCGCGTTCGAGATGGAAGACGCCGCGCCGGCGACGCTCGAGGTGCTGCGCGCTTATGGCCGCAAGGCGGTGACGGACCGCCATGAGAAGCTGGAGGCGATGATCGGCGACAGTGCCTTCCTCATCGGCGACCGGCTGACGCTCGCCGATACCACGCTGATCGGCGTCGCCCGCTGGGCCGAGTTCCACCAGGCGGTGGATGGCGACGCCTATCCGAAGCTCGCCGCGCTGCGCCGGCGGATCGAGGCGGAGCCCGAGGTGCAGTTCGCCCTCGCGCTCGAGGATGGCGAAACGCCGGCGGGTAATGGCGCGTTGCGCGGGCATGTGCCGCTCAAGGAGGTGCTGGAGCGGTTTGCCGAGTGA